The Kribbella shirazensis genomic interval TGGGAAGTGCAGGAAACCCAGTGTGTGTAGGAGAGGTACCAGTGCGACCACTCCGGTGCTGGCGGCGTCGGCCAGCACGCTGATCCGGCGTGCTCCGACCTTGTCGATCAGTGGGCCGCCGACGGCCTTCACGACAACCAGTGGCGCCATTTCGGCCAGTGCCACCAGGCCGGTCTTGACCGGTGAGCCAGTGGTGGTCAGTACGAACCATGGGATCGCGATCGCGCTGACGCGGGTGCCGCAGATCGACACGACGTTCGCCACCAGGAACGCCGCCAGCGGTGCCCGGTTCCCCTTCATCGTTCCCCCTCGGTCCTGCTACCGCGTCTCGCGCGGGAACGCCTGGATCTGGACGGTGACCTGCTCGGCGCCGTCCGGCAGCGGCGCCGTGAGGTCGGGAGTCTTGTACTTGTCGAAGACCGCCAGCACCTCGTGCATCATCGCGTCGAACTGGTCTGCGCGGAGGTGGAACAGGTAGTCGGAGAGCACGCTGGCGTCGCGCCACTCGGGCGGCATGGTCTGCATCGCGTCGATGAAGCCGAAGATGTTCTCGGCGTACGTCTGGCCGAGACCGTGCAGGTAGCCCAGGGCCAGCTCCGGCTCCTGCTCCAGCAGTTCGGCCTTGTCGAACTCGGTGCCCTGGTGGGCGGACTTCCACCAGCGGTCGCGGGCATTGCCGCGGCTGTCGTCCTCAGCCACCAGACCGGCGTCCGCCAACTGCCGCAGGTGATAGCTGGTCGCACCGGTGTTCACCCCGAGCCGGCCCGCCAAGGTCGTTGCGGTCTGCGGGCCGTAGACGCGCAGCAGGCCGAGGATCCGGTTCCGCATCGGGTGGGCGAGGGCGCGGACCAGGTGACGGTCCAGCTTGACCGTGCGCGGTGGTGTCGCGGGGGTGGGGTCATCGCTCATGGGTATGGAGGATACGGACTGCAAAGAGTGTTTGCAAAGAGATTTTGCAAACTGATTGTGTGGTTGGTTGTCCACAGATTGCGGATCGGGCGGCCGGCGGTGGGCGAATCGCGGCATCTTCTCTGTCGACCACGCATCCACCGAGGACATTGGAGAGAACCAGCGATGATGCGCGTGATGCTCGAGGACGCCGACTACTGCGACGTCCCCGCCGACCTGATGACGTTCGACGACGGGGCGGTGGTGTTCTGGAGCGGAGGCGAGGAGGTCGGCCGCCACCGCCAGGCCCGGATCCATTCCCTCGAGGTACTCAACCCCCGCTCGATGACCCGCCGCATCGAGCGCGCCCGCAAAACCCACCCGAACGCGTTCCGCCAGTGGTCCGTGGACGACGAGCAAACCCTGATCGAGATGTACAACAACGGCGCCACCCTCGCCCAGCTAGTGGAATCCCTCGGCCGCCGCGAGGGCGGCATCATCACCCGCCTAAGAGCGCTAGGCCTGGTGGCCGAAGACCAAAAGGTCCCCTGACCCGGGACCCCGCCACTCCAGGCTCCACCTCGGGACCCACCGATCGGACACCGCCTCGCGCATCCCACCCCTCATGTCCCACACACTGCGGAGCGGCCGCACCTGGTTCCGGCCGCCTCCGCCGCCGCGCGAATTGCTGTCCGGGTTCGGGTTACTGAACTGTCGGGCGACAGCGGAGAGTCCGCCCCTCGCACGGAGCTGCTCCCGTCGTCCTCACGCTCTAGTGACCTGCGAACGACAACGTACTTCTGTCCGCCCCGGCAGCGCGCGGGCTGTTGTGGGATGTCGGCTCCGGCGAAGTAGCTGGGCTGTGTGGACGGAGAGGCCACCGCCTTGGGTGAGTCGTCTATCACTGTCTCCATCTACTACACGGTGGTGAGCGGCGACCGTCCTTCTGGCCCTCCGGCGGTGCGCGGATCGTGCTGTCGGGTATGGGCTCCGGCGAAGCAGCTGTGCCCTCGGGCGCGGGGCGGGACGCCGCGTCGAGCGCATGCCTGCTCGCCGCGGTCACCTCAGTCGAAGGACCGGCGCCGCTTCTTCTGAGCGCCATGGGTAGCGGTCTGATCGTGCCGCCGGCAGTCCCGTCGTCCCTGCAGCGCGGACCTGGATGCCGGCACGGGCCCCGGTCAAGCAACTGGATCCCGGAGGACGGCCGGCAGCGGCCGCTGCATCGCTTGTCCACGCCAACGAGGGCCACGCCGGCTTCACGTCTCGTCCTTCACCGTTCGCGTTGTGCGGCTACGTGTGCGCTGCAACAGTCCTTCTGGGCGCTCGGCAGCGTGGAATGGTGACTCTGGCAGCGTGCAACTCGATCGCTGGGTATCCGGCGAAGCCCCTGGACAGTCGAGTGCGGCGGCGCAAAACCTGCCGCCTCGTGCGCGGCGAGCGCAAAACTTGTCGTCTCGTGTGCGGCGGCGCAAAGCTTGTCGCCTCATGTGCGGCGCAAACTGCCGCCTCGAATGCGTAGTCGCTCGTGGGCTTCGCGTTCCACGCCTGCGCAGGCGGTGACAGTTCATCGGACCGCCTCCTCAGCGCGGGCTGTGATCCAGGGCATGCGGAGCTTCCAAGCAGACGGCCGGCGTTAGCGGGCACAACAAGCTCCTGGCGCCTTACGCGGCGGGGCCAGGCCCAGGAGGGTGAAGTCGGCGAGGTGGTTGCCCATGAAGCTGGCGCCGCGCTCCTGGCACATCGCGGCGCGTTCGGCATCTGCTGAGGAGATCCGCCGGACAGCCCGATCGGTCTGCAGAGTGCGGGTTGTAGCGTTCGAGTTCCCGCTCTACCCGGGCAGCGCGCTCGGATGAAGGCGTACTCAGTCACCTCTCGTCCCAAGTTCGTTGGCCAACCGGACAACCAAGGGCGACGTGCCGATCGCGTTGCAGCACATAACGAGGGATCGATCGCGGTTATCGCGCTGACGCTGCCAATTAGATCGATGCCGTCGGCGGATGCTGAGGGGAGCCCACGCCTATCCAATGAACTCACCGACCACGCAGGCTACGTGATGATGCGAACCCGCAGATCGTTGCTATCAACAACGATCCTGTGTCCCGCGCCCGAGCTCGTGGTGGGGCGAGGCGTCTCGAGGTTCGTCGCATGAATCCGCTCGATGTGCTGGCAGGTCGTGCGCCGGGACCGCCTGCTTGATCGGATTGGTGAGGATATCCGCAGGAGCCGTACTGCGGAAAACCTCAAACTTCCCGGATCCCTTGAAAACAAGGCGATCTCGGCACGGAACTGTCGGCGGGCGGGTCTACGCTTGTCGGTATGGAGATCCTCGGCGAACGACCCGCTTGGGCGATGAGCGGCAGTGAGAAGCTGTCGACTCTCGACGCGGTCGTCGCCGAACGGGCCCGGCTGAAGGTCGTCGAGCTGCAACTGATCGCCGAACTGGAGCGCGACGGAGATGCGCAGCAGATCGGCGCCGGCGACACTGCCCGCCTGCTGGCCGAGCGGTACCGCCTCGACCTACCGACAGCCCGCCGTACGGTGCGGACGGCCACCGGACTGACCAAACACCCAGCCACCGCCGCCGCCCTGCCCGACCCGGCCACCCCATTCCCCAACCCGGCCACCGCCCGCCCCGACACCGACCGCACCGACACCGACCGCACCGACGCTGACCGGCCCG includes:
- a CDS encoding winged helix-turn-helix domain-containing protein produces the protein MSDDPTPATPPRTVKLDRHLVRALAHPMRNRILGLLRVYGPQTATTLAGRLGVNTGATSYHLRQLADAGLVAEDDSRGNARDRWWKSAHQGTEFDKAELLEQEPELALGYLHGLGQTYAENIFGFIDAMQTMPPEWRDASVLSDYLFHLRADQFDAMMHEVLAVFDKYKTPDLTAPLPDGAEQVTVQIQAFPRETR